The region atccgcgtgctagcagttggagacggatctgacgtcagcacaggggcgtgtatatatccccacaggaagcgcagctgttcagtaatttccgtctccaaagcagtttggagtgcctgcacgctggttcagcgtgctttccaagactactttcatttttgttttcttctcttctagattctactttacctttcttcaacacctttttgagccccgcgctcctcaggggccgtTCTGGCCgtgccccccagttgagcttcctgGGGTGACTcccgtggtcccccggaggtgtaagtcctcggtTCAGCCGAGGCCCTcgctcccggcgtggacgaggtagcgggtgcagtgcCTCAACCGCGGCGGTGAAAGGTATCGGCCCTTTCCccttgcagccggagaccgcctgtgatCCTGCCCGGCAGCGCTGCAGATTTGGTACGGCGTACGTCTCTTCCCCCAGGTCTCCGCTATCTAGAGGACCGGCGGCGTGGCAAgctgtggaggacgccatttgtgGCCTTACTCAGGTAGCGGCACTATCGTGCTAtggacccaggagaggtggcaagactatcgccaagcaccctgatgtttctcgtttcctgcaaggcgtcaagcatattcgtccgccactaaagtggcctatacccttctggaaccttaatctggttctggatttccttgcgggatccaccttccgaccccttcggggcttgtctctacagtctctaaccctgaagttggtattcctgctggccgtatgctccgcacgccgcgtctctgaactacaggcgctgtcctgccgtgacccCTTTCTACGTATCACTTCGGagtctatccatcttcggacggttccctcctttctccctaaagtggtttcacagtttcatcttaaccaaaccatatccttgcctaccacggtaggtttgaagaaatctgaagaaggccgtttattacgccatctcgacctcggcagattgctgcccaggtatctgccAATGTCTCAAGACCTGcggaagacagaccatctgttcgtcctacacagcgggaagaagcaaggtgaagcggcctctcggcccaccattgcccgctggattaaagacgtggtcagagccgcctacgtggcggctgggaaggctccgcctcttcgggttaaggctcattctaccagagcccaagcggcgtcttgggctgaatcccggatgctgtcaccggcggacatctgtaaagcggcgacatggtcctctctccataccttttctcggttctaccgtctggatgtccaggccagggaggactcggcctttgcgagggcggtactgcatggtcctcaggcagcctcccgcccaggcggggtgtaaagctttggtacatcccatttgtcctgagtccatctggctacacgccaggaaatgttgagattacttacctggtaatcttgttttccttagtgtagacagatggactcagcatcccgcccagctgcctgtgtccatGGGTTTCACTGATTCCGGGTACGCCTTTGACTTTTGTGTtcctaagagcgtacactctgcctatatccacgccttccggttgggaaggctggcggtctccggccactgtcaatcggtcaggggaggcctgttttcacttttttctttacttttcattgagcgtcagtacacacatccataacagcttttgcaaggaagattactgaacagctgcgcttcctgtggggatatatacacgcccccgtgctgacgtcagatccgtctccaactgctagcacgcggatactatcccatttgtcctgagtccatctgtctacactaaggaaaacaagattaccaggtaagtaatctgaaCATTTtcagtagaaagctgaaatccagaacctctagggggcattctctgaaatgctccctgttccacatgcaggtctccagaggcaggcagagctccggagtctcaatgcatggatgggACAAAAGTTAGCGCTAGCAGGCTGGTTCCTTCACGAAtagcaaggctgcttttttttttttttttttatgggggccAAGCCCCATAAGGTTGCCTACCTGTGGTTTATGAGActtctgtctccacctactggacTGAGGAGGGAGAATCCGACACAAGATTCACAGAACAAAAACATATTTCTTTAGACCAGAGGTTGTGGTAAAACCTATTTTAGTACTACAATTCACATGTTTGTTGTACATTTGAAATTCTGGGCCCTGGCTGATATATGAATGCTTAATATTAATATGGCTTGTGAAGAACCTCGGGGCCCTCCTGCAGAACTGATGTGCCATGGGAgatgaaattttaaaaacaaacagaaaaagatctctctctgctggggttttttttaaacaagataaCTATTACTTAGCAGATcatgaaatgttttattatatatttttttgtaaacgGCTTTGACATTGCAAGGAAAGGTGTTATAACAAATAAAGAACACTCAGTCCTCtgcaaataatacaataaatgcTGGCAGCCCTTCATGCCATCCCCGATTGTAGAACCTGGCCGTTAGAGACCGGAGGGAAAATTAAAATGGATGCTCACCTGTTCTGGTATGCCTGTGCCCAGTTGTTTCCAAAAAAACGGCCAGCTGGTTGGCTTTTGTCCTTATCTGCGTACATATATTTCCCGGTCAGCAGACCTCCTGCAGAGAAGGTATCAGAACATTAACATTTTCCTGTCCGGTCAGCGTTCACTTTTTAAAATGAGGGTCAAGATGAACAAACCTCCGTTTCTAGCTGCGCAAGTGAGTTACCCAAATGCCTTGGATCCCATAGCTCCTTTCTTCACAGGCAGGGAACAGATCAGAGAAGTACAGCCAAAACGGGCATATCCGTGACCTTAAGATGCCTTGTCCCACGCACCCATCCTCCATCTCGCCGATCTTTGGGATGTGAGctggagagtgggagcaggtTTCAACAAACTGGTGCCTAGGTCAGTAGctctcaaccctctcctggaagcacccctacccagtcgggttttcaggatctccacaatgaatatgcatgagatagatttgcatatgctGGGCCCCCAATGTattcaaatctctctcatgcatattcattacggatatcctgaaaatccaaccttGCTAGGGATGCCTacaggagaggattgggaaacacgGGCCTAGGTCACGTAAGACACCACACAAACATCCAGTTTGGTGTCTGGTGGTGATGTGGGACCTGAATAGTAACTAGGGGAAAATTCCTGCTGGAAAAGGGCTGCCCCATGTACTCCGCTCTGGCTGACCTTTGGCTTGACCTGGCAGTGCTTATCCATTATCCAAAAACAATTCTCCAGGCTCCCTTCCCTTCCAAGTCTCATTATATGGCAGCGTGGACCTAAACATCCCGAGCTGTACCAAATTATCAAACTTCATACTGCTTGCTAGTTCTACTGATCAATTGTAATTTTTACTGCTGTACATCACCTGGGGGGGGCGCTCCGATTTGGACTGGACAGACTGTTTAGAAATCTTTTTAAGTAAACAAACATCCAGCCTGAGATAAAATGCAATTCTCACCAGCAGTACCCACTGAAAAACGTTTTACTGCACAAGGACTGTacttccccaccccttcccttaaccaAAGCTCCTTACCAGCCAAAGGATTGTAAGCATAAAACCTCATCCCAAAGTGACGCAGGCAGGGCAAACAGCTCTGTCTCAACCTGACGCGTGGTGCCATTGTACATCCCCTGAAAGGTAAGCAATTAGTCAAAGAAGAGAAAATTATACATTAAAACCCCATGAATGACCCACCAGTCAGATTTACCCAGACACACGTGTTAGAAAGGGTATCACGCTGCCGCCCGTGTGGTCTGTGTATCCACATAGAAAGGGAACAGCGCCACCCACCTCTATTCTACGTAGCACCTACAAGTAATGTAATCTgaactgtaagccctctgggagtAAGACCTTAGTGTGCAGattatgaaatatttttcatagaaatgcaggcactcatgtaactgggtctgtctggcaggctgcaatgaGAGCACTAATTAGCAGTTAGGATCtgcctggcaggctgcaagcacagtgctaactagaagtcctggcagAAACGCAGGTGCTCGTGTAGCAGAGTCCAGCAGGCTGCGTGCTCCTCGTGTTGACTGAGCTAGTGCAGCAGGAGGCAGCTGCAAAGGCCACAGGGACCTGGGAGGCCAGATGTTCGGGGAACATTCGTCCTATGTCTCTGGCTCTCTGAATTCTAGTGGGACCTAGCAGGGGCTCTGGCATGCTGAGCCAACCAGGAAGCTGGAGTACAACAGAGGAAGACAGACAGTCTTGGAGGGGACGTCACATCCCATAGGTCCATCATGCTCTAGGGCTCACATTTGTCCTTGGCAGTGTGGATAGGAATACTCTGGCAGACTGGACGAGTCAGGGTTTTctaaaaaaccaaaccccaagcAAATCATTTACCACACCACAAATGAGACCGCTGACTCACCTGATACACAGAAGGGCACACCCAGTTATTGTTCTTGCAGATGTGGTAGATCTCAGCCACCTCCCAGGATGCATAATTCGAGAGGCCCAACTCCTTAAACTTCCCCTAAGAAAAAGACAAGTCAAAGGTCCTCAATGGCTCTTCTTACGGAAGTCTCCCATTGGCAGGTCACAAGGGCACATCACTGCATCGGGGGTTCGGAACCATTCCTCCGAGTCCCCTTGCAGTTTCCTAGAAATGTACCCGGTTACCAGGCTACAGCCAGAGAAGTGCTGATGCATTTTATATGTTAACAAATTGGAGAAGCAATAGTGCGGAGAGGGTGCACTCCATAGGCCTTTGGTCGGAGAGGCAAGTAAGATGAGCCCAGTGCACGGTGTGGTCGATCGGTCTGAACTGTCCTTTTCTTCCTGTGGCATGCAGCCACTGGCCACCTCTAGCTCTGATGGAGCAGACCAGTCCCCAAAATGTGCCAACATGGTGAGCAAGTGGCCGTTTCTGCTTGCTCCTTGGATGGCCTGGCTCTACCACCACCTGCATCCTGTGAGGTCTCCATCCACCAGTTTGGCAGGAGGACTGTCATCTCAGGAAGAGACCTGCCTACCAGATTTCAGAGAAACTGGTTCACGGAGAACCCTGCCCCCAAAACACAAATATAGACAGACAGAGCGAACACAAGAGGTGCTTTGTATtgctaaaacattttgaaaaaaaatactttttttttttaaaagagagagGCTGACTTGGTGTTTTCTTAGGCACCTGGGTGACCTGGAGCCTAGGTTATTCCACACCTGAATGAACTAAactgatttaaaatatttatatcccactCTCATCCATAACCTGAAGTGGGTTACAGCATAAACACAACCAATcatgttttataaaaataaacagaCTCCTTACATGCCAAAAATCATAAACTGCAACAAGTTCCAGATAGCAACTGAGCATATCACTTGACCTCCAAAATTTTCTTCACataaaaggtggtggatgcatggaatggactcCCAGCGGAAGtggtagataaaaaaaaacaaacaaaacccaaaacatgAACAAGAAAGCCTGGGttaggcacagaggatccctagctgTGAAGAAGCATGAGATCCACTGCGGCCTATGGCACTGCACCAGGAAGTAAACGGGGCCAAGACTAAACTATCTGCAGAGGCCATCAGAGCCTTAACCATATTCTCTTGAAAACCTGCACTTGGGacctgcttcagctgaagcacgTGAACAGCAACGGTCAATCCAGACACAGCCATAAAAAGTACTGCTGAACAGCAGAGGACTTAGCTGGGTCAAAATTCAACGCGCCTCATAGGGGATTTATTCAGTCCCAGAAAGGGAATGATTCTCGTGCCATGGACGCAGTGAACCTGACAAACCGCGGGAGGAACTCTCTGAACCTGTTAAGGCCCCCAGGTGAAGGGAAGCGCCTTTGCTTCCGAAGCACAGGCTACGCCAGTCTCTTACCTCCTTGTGCAGCTCCTGACAGGCACGCAGCGACTCCTCAATGGGCGTCTCATGGTCAGGCATGTGCAAGTAGAAGAGATCCACGCTCGAAGCCTTCAGATGCCTCAGAGACATTTCCAGCTGGGACCTGATGCTCTTTGCTGACAGCGTCTTTCCTTCCAATGGATTCGCCTTAGTGGCAATTTTCACTGTCCAGAAAAACACCAATATTTATCTTTAAAATGAACAGCACAGAAGAAACGGCTCCTGGACAATCTTCCCAACTTGGTTCTGGCATGCACTGCACCAATAGACCACATCATTGCGTTAAGCATTTGTCTAGTGCCCGAAGTCAGTGCAACCTGCCGCCTGTGCGAGCCTGTGCAACCTACCGGTGCTATTATGAATGTCGcacaagcaaaaaataaagtgTAACTGCCTACACTGGCACATGCCCTGGCAATATATGAGAGTCGGCACTAACAGGAAAGTGCTTTTATAGTGTTTGGCACATGTGAAAAAGGTTTTTTAAGGCCTCAGCGAAAGCCACAGCGTGTAAGCTGACATATACAGGTGGCAGTGTCTTTGCCAACATGAGCAGCTGCACTCACAGTCATTGGTTTGGTGCTGATCATGCCAATCAGACGGTTACAGTGTTCATCTGAGAGGGAGACACAAAGGTCCACCCTCGCTACTGTTTTACGGCAGGgctcaaatgaaatgaataagagGGTGTCACACTGGCTCTGGCACAATCACTTTGAACACAGGGCATGTACAGTAATGTCAACAATCACAGAACCGATAAGTGGCGCTCATTGTGCCTGGTCAATGCACAAAGTCCAAAACTTCCCTGTAGTATGTTGTTATTACCCCATCCTGCTCCAGGGGCAACACCTCTGGGTAGCAAAGTGCAGTTCAGGTCGGTCACCATTTTCATTCCATCCTTGCCCATACCACAGAGACAGTCAGACAAGTGCCTACTGTATTTTTCTTAATCAAAAAGCATCACAGGGCATTCAAGCAAACCAGTGCGCTCAACTGGCTGGCAGGTACCCATTCTCTAACTAGGGCGgcaccaacacacaaagcagaaCTGCAGATGGATTATTCCTCTGTGGATCCTTACCCGCCATCACTTTTAAAGTGAATAAGCCCAGTGGCGGTGTTGCACATTTTTTGCCATGAGGGAGACTTGATGGGGTGAGACTGAATCTCGGGCCAGTCAGGGACGGAGTGGCTGCGGAGAGAGCTTTCACAGCTGCTGTGAAATGAAGGAGCCTCAGCCATAGAGGGTTCCCGAGGTTTGTCACCGTAATGGCTGGGTTAGATGGGTAGGGGATTAAAGTTGGGAAAAGCCCATGGCACTGTTACCCCAAGCAGGGACTGGTTTCCGCTGAGCTGGGAGACCAAAGGGGAAAAAGGGACCTGCTAAGCAAAAATAGTTTGTACTACAAAGTGACTACAAATGTTAAGTTCACGGGTGTTTTATCAGaatgtcttcattttttttttttttaagtcccatATAAGCCAAATAACACAAAGTATGGACCCATTTGTTAAGGGATCTGTCTGCAGTTTTCCTGGGTATCTGCTACTTTGATTGGCGACTCTGACAAGGTGACAGAGGTAGCAAGAGATTTGGGGGCTTTAAATCAGCTTGACGGAGGTTCTTTAAAGTGACAAGTATCTAACTCCGGAGCAGAGCAACTGCCAGCTCAACAAATGGGTCCTGGGACTTGTAGACCAGAGGGACCTGAACATTTCCCACTATTTATTACAGATACCAGAATGCACTCGGTTACAAGGGGACTAGCAAAACCCAATATAGGGTGCTCGCCCCCAAATCAgcagaacaggctgatccagtcctggttttccttTATTGCACGTATTCAGTTGTAGTTTTGAGTATCCAATTGACGTCccaaagaaaatcagaactacatttccATTCATGCAAGGGGGCGAAAGCAAAGCTGCCTCGGCTGCCCTGGGGAGGGGTGGCCGAACTTTCTAGCTCCTGGGTTTGGAGGCGAGTGCGGGTTCAACGCAGCACGGGTTACCTTGCTCGCCCAGCGCCAGCTCGCCCAGGATCCGCTCCGACTCGCCGTCCCCGTACATGGACGCCGTGTCCATTTCCGAGTAGCCGCGCGCCAGGAACTCGCGACACAGCTCGCCGCTGGCGCCCTGGTCCATCCGCCGCCCGAACTCCATGGTGCCCAGCACGGTGGCAGGGAGCGGGCGCGCGGGCTGCGCCATGGCGCGAGGCTTAGAAGCGAGGGAGAGAGGAGCGCGAGCCACGAAGGAGACGGGGGCAATCGCACGCGAGGCCAAGGCGGTCGCGTGCAACATGACCGAGGGCGCGCGATGCTCCTCCTTGGCGATCACGCGGGTCGCGCCTGCTGGGGCGGGAGTTAGATATGGGGCGAAGGGGCGGGAGAGAATTTCACGGCCCTTCTCCCGAGCGTTAGGGCTCATCCTGAACCGGCGGGACCGCAGGGTCTCCCACTGGGCTAGGGCTTCCGAAACCCGTCCTGGAGGACCCCACAGCCTCTGTATATGCACATtgatatgcatattcatttgtggatagcctgaaaaccccactggctgtggggtcttccaggacaggtttgggaagccctgtgccTTTGTAGATaccaaatggggggggggggggaagccaatTCTGGCTCCCATAGTCTCTATCAAGAAACATATGTAAACCCCTTCCAAAATGAAAAACGATACAAGCTATCCACTACATCAAGAGAGCTTTGTCAGCAATATTTCAGAGTTATAAGGAAAGATACCACCTCTATGTAACCTGGAAGAAAGGTCATACCTCTGCATTTATATCCCTTCTTTTTCATCTTGTTGTAATGCAATTGTGAATTTTCAATTAAAAAGCTTCTTACTGAACatgaaatattaaaatatctAGCCATATACAATTACATTAATATGGTATAATTGCATGAGCTGTCAAAATGCTCATGGTCAAATCTGTAAGCTATTGGATGAGTACAGTAAGAAAAAATTATGAAGGCATTCATATCTTACAAGTATATGAGACTAAAAACTAGCCTACAACAAActcatgggccgatacagtaaagtccgcgggagcgcaggcgattcagtattcaaattagggccaatggtaaaaagaggagctagggacactagcgcgtccctagcgcctctttttggacaggagcggcagctttCATTATAAGAACATTTTATATAGAGAAacgttagggcttttcagtttggagaagaaacggctgaggggagataagataaaggtctataaaataatgagtggattggaacaggtaaatgtgaactggttgtttactctttcaaaaaggaCAAAGACTAGGTGATTCATTTAGGACAAAtagtagaaaatatattttttactcaacacataattagattctggaattctttacatgaggatgtgatgaaagctgttagtgcagctgggtttaaaaaagatttagacaaattcctggaagaaaagtccataaaccattattaaggtggagctgcagaCTAGACTCTaccaaccttttgggatcctgccaggtacttgtgacctggattggccatggccactgttggaaacagaatactgggcttgatggacttttggtctgacccagtatggcaaattccaacagtggccatggccaatccaggtcacaagtacttggcaggatcccaaaaggttgatagagtacacatacatacatacacacacaaatattcaaGAAGGCCTTTTAGGTAATATTCTATGAGGTTTTTGGAATATAGTGTTGtgggtgtttttatttatttattttttattgtagaaTGATTGGTTGTGGGGGTTAATAGTGGAGGTGCTTTAATGATCGATACATGAAATTAATAAAGTGTTTTCTGTTTCTGTAGGTATATGTAAGCATTTCTATATAAAACAATGTGAATAAATAATTTAGGTATAGTTAAGGCTTTGTTAaaggtatttttgttttgtttgattatATAATACACTCCCTGCAAAGACACTAAAACCATTGCAGTTACTCTTGAATACAGCAGCTTGTTTAATATCTGGTAACAAGCGCAAggaccatattacaccagtttTTATTGACCGTCACTGGTTATCAATTATCCAGCAGATACAGTATAAGACTGACACTACAGTTTTCAGATTGATTTCTTCCTTAGCCTCTCCTTGATGCAAGGCACTGCTACATGTGCATTGCCCTTCTCATCCACTGAGGTCTTTCCAGAGAGGACTCTTGGATATTCCATCAGTACAACATGCTCAGCTCAATACAAGGGACTGTTCTTTTTCAGTTGCAGCCCTATtttctggaactctttgcctgagGCACTTCACCTGTCAGacagtttaaaaacatttaaggcTTTTGTTTAAGCAGATCTATTATTAATCTTGCTTGTTAATTCAATGTTTAAGAGCAGAGTAACACCTAAGATTTGATACAGAGATTTATGTTTCATGTGTCATTGTTTTGTGAGTCTCCACGTTTATGCTTAGATTTACATTAATCgattcacaaattttaataaagattaaagattgtatatatatatatatatatagtaaaaagAAAGTGATGAGCAACTAGAAAAAGAGAATAATTATTGGGTAGGGGGCAATTAATCTAGAAAAGAACCCTACTTTACaatttaatatttctattttgtcttttgtggctggtcagccacttcaaagttaGGGGATATTACATTATGAGGAGTTACATTACACTGAGGTTGTTGCAATGAGGCACATTACAGTGAGGGAGAATAGGCCAAAAGTTAGAGGATATTACATTCATCGTATTACATTACATTTTGGTATATTAGGTCAAAGTTGGGGGGAGAGGTGTTACATTAGAGGCATTAAATCAAGTTTCTTGAGTCTCTCTGTTCCCTGGGCATTTCAGTTTCTTAGTGATTAGCTATTGCCAATCAATTATAGAGGGCATCAATCTGTTTGGGTAAACAGCCATGTTTCTAGCTGGCACCAGAAGGCCAAGTAGTCATCAATTTCTTGTAGATAGGAAGGAAATGCATTCCATAGATCTGGTGCTGCCACCTCTGAACCTATTTTATTTCAGTCAGAATGTTTTCAGGGGCAGGGCATGATGATTTGAGCAACTTTTTTTGTTGGATGATATCCTTTTTCAATAAAATACTCTGAGCCACTGTTTTTCAGTACCTTGAGAATGAGCGATAGGATTTTTAATTTAATGCGTAGTGAAATGGGAAGCTAGGGAAAGTCAACTAAGAGTGAGGAAGCATGTTCCTATTTTTGGCTGCTCATAATTGTTCTGGCAGTGCATTTTGTAGTACCTGTAGTTTGTTCATTGCTTTTCATGGT is a window of Rhinatrema bivittatum chromosome 15, aRhiBiv1.1, whole genome shotgun sequence DNA encoding:
- the AKR7A2 gene encoding LOW QUALITY PROTEIN: aflatoxin B1 aldehyde reductase member 2 (The sequence of the model RefSeq protein was modified relative to this genomic sequence to represent the inferred CDS: deleted 1 base in 1 codon), giving the protein MLHATALASRAIAPVSFVARAPLSLASKPRAMAQPARPLPATVLGTMEFGRRMDQGASGELCREFLARGYSEMDTASMYGDGESERILGELALGEQVKIATKANPLEGKTLSAKSIRSQLEMSLRHLKASSVDLFYLHMPDHETPIEESLRACQELHKEGKFKELGLSNYASWEVAEIYHICKNNNWVCPSVYQGMYNGTTRQVETELFPCLRHFGMRFYAYNPLAGGLLTGKYMYADKDKSQPAGRFFGNNWAQAYQNRYWKENQFEAIDLLQQALITAYGAKKPSLTAAALRWMYHHSKLQGMSGDAVIVGMSSMEQLLQNLDAAEEGPLLPAVVEAFDKAWHLTAADCPNYFR